The Thunnus thynnus chromosome 2, fThuThy2.1, whole genome shotgun sequence genome includes a region encoding these proteins:
- the osbp2b gene encoding oxysterol-binding protein 2 isoform X6 → MYLPFFVMAQEACRDFLDLAETHSRRWQRALQYEREQRTHLEETIEQLAKQHNSLERAWREAPTLVSSTPSAPTTNKEGSERPRKEEASDEDEDTEYFDAMEDSPAFITVTATENTQHRRSQSNLSGASGGHSNDWNQDDHMSPSCNDVSGKELQPRRQRRTHVPDKPNYSLNLWSIMKNCIGKELSKIPMPVNFNEPLSMLQRLTEDLEYHELLDKAARCDSSLEQMCLVAAFSISSYSTTVNRTAKPFNPLLGETYELDRLEEFGYRSLCEQVSHHPPAAAHHVISQRGWTLWQEITIASKFRGKYLSIMPLGAIHLQFHSSGNHYVWRKVTSTVHNIIVGKLWIDQSGDIEIVNHRTKETCQLKFSPYSYFSRDVPRKVTGVVADSGGQAHYILSGTWDDKIESSKIIQSSRGGSGSGSEGKQKTVYQTLSPKLLWKKYPLPDNAENMYYFSTLALTLNELEDGVGMTDSRLRPDQRLMEEGRWDEANSEKQRLEEKQRAVRRRREAEASDALDEGKEYEGYQPLWFHQRRDSFTGETNFVYKGGYWEAKEKQDWSMCPDIF, encoded by the exons ATGTATCTCCCGTTTTTTGTCATGGCTCAGGAG GCGTGTCGAGACTTCCTGGACCTAGCTGAGACTCACAGTAGGAGATGGCAGCGGGCGCTGCAGTATGAGCGAGAGCAGCGTACCCACCTAGAGGAGACCATTGAGCAGCTAGCCAAGCAGCATAACAGCCTGGAGCGAGCGTGGAGAGAAGCCCCCACACTTGTATCCAGCACACCCAGTGCCCCTACCACCAACAAGG AAGGGAGTGAGAGGCCACGCAAAGAAGAGGCgagtgatgaagatgaggataCTGAGTACTTTGATGCCATGGAGGATTCCCCTGCTTTTATCACAGTGACTGCCACTGAGAACACACAGCACAG GCGATCTCAGAGTAATTTAAGCGGAGCGAGTGGAGGTCACTCCAATGACTGGAACCAGGACGACCAT ATGTCTCCAAGCTGTAATGATGTGTCAGGGAAGGAGCTGCAGCCCCGCAGACAGCGGCGGACTCATGTTCCAGACAAACCTAACTACTCCCTCAATTTATGGAGTATCATGAAGAACTGCATTGGCAAGGAGCTCTCCAAAATTCCCATGCCT GTAAACTTCAATGAGCCTTTGTCGATGCTTCAGCGTCTCACCGAGGACCTGGAGTATCATGAGCTTCTGGACAAGGCAGCGCGCTGCGACTCCTCCCTGGAGCAGATGTGCCTGGTCGCTGccttctccatctcctcctaCTCCACCACGGTCAACAGGACAGCCAAGCCCTTCAACCCCCTCCTGGGCGAAACCTATGAGCTCGATCGTCTGGAGGAGTTCGGCTACCGCTCGCTGTGTGAGCAG GTGAGCCATCACCCCCCTGCAGCTGCACATCATGTGATTTCCCAACGAGGCTGGACCCTGTGGCAGGAAATCACCATCGCCAGCAAGTTCCGTGGCAAATACCTCTCCATAATGCCTCTGG GTGCCATTCACCTGCAGTTCCACTCCAGCGGGAACCACTATGTGTGGAGAAAGGTCACCTCCACAGTGCACAACATCATTGTGGGCAAGCTGTGGATTGACCAG TCGGGGGACATTGAGATTGTGAATCACAGGACAAAGGAGACCTGCCAACTCAAGTTCTCTCCCTACAGTTATTTCTCCAGGGACGTTCCACGAAAG GTGACAGGTGTGGTGGCTGACAGTGGCGGCCAAGCTCACTACATCCTTTCTGGTACATGGGATGACAAAATTGAGAGTTCCAAGATCATTCAGAGCAGCCGAGGGGGAAGTGGAAGTGGATCAGAAGGCAAGCAGAAGACCGTCTATCAGACCTTGTCGCCAAAACTGCTGTGGAAGAAATACCCTCTCCC GGATAATGCTGAGAACATGTACTACTTCTCTACGCTGGCACTGACCCTGAATGAGCTGGAGGACGGGGTGGGAATGACCGACAGCCGTCTGAGACCAGACCAGAGGCTGATGGAGGAAGGGCGATGGGATGAAGCAAACTCAGAAAAGCAGAGgttagaagaaaaacaaagagctgtgaggaggaggagagaagcagaGGCCTCAGATGCACTGGATGAAG GTAAAGAATACGAAGGCTACCAGCCGTTGTGGTTTCACCAGAGGAGGGACTCATTCACTGGAGAGACAAACTTTGTGTACAAGGGAGGTTACTGGGAGGCAAAGGAGAAACAGGACTGGAGCATGTGTCCTGATATCTTCTAA
- the osbp2b gene encoding oxysterol-binding protein 2 isoform X7, whose protein sequence is MEDSPAFITVTATENTQHRRSQSNLSGASGGHSNDWNQDDHMSPSCNDVSGKELQPRRQRRTHVPDKPNYSLNLWSIMKNCIGKELSKIPMPVNFNEPLSMLQRLTEDLEYHELLDKAARCDSSLEQMCLVAAFSISSYSTTVNRTAKPFNPLLGETYELDRLEEFGYRSLCEQVSHHPPAAAHHVISQRGWTLWQEITIASKFRGKYLSIMPLGAIHLQFHSSGNHYVWRKVTSTVHNIIVGKLWIDQSGDIEIVNHRTKETCQLKFSPYSYFSRDVPRKVTGVVADSGGQAHYILSGTWDDKIESSKIIQSSRGGSGSGSEGKQKTVYQTLSPKLLWKKYPLPDNAENMYYFSTLALTLNELEDGVGMTDSRLRPDQRLMEEGRWDEANSEKQRLEEKQRAVRRRREAEASDALDEGKEYEGYQPLWFHQRRDSFTGETNFVYKGGYWEAKEKQDWSMCPDIF, encoded by the exons ATGGAGGATTCCCCTGCTTTTATCACAGTGACTGCCACTGAGAACACACAGCACAG GCGATCTCAGAGTAATTTAAGCGGAGCGAGTGGAGGTCACTCCAATGACTGGAACCAGGACGACCAT ATGTCTCCAAGCTGTAATGATGTGTCAGGGAAGGAGCTGCAGCCCCGCAGACAGCGGCGGACTCATGTTCCAGACAAACCTAACTACTCCCTCAATTTATGGAGTATCATGAAGAACTGCATTGGCAAGGAGCTCTCCAAAATTCCCATGCCT GTAAACTTCAATGAGCCTTTGTCGATGCTTCAGCGTCTCACCGAGGACCTGGAGTATCATGAGCTTCTGGACAAGGCAGCGCGCTGCGACTCCTCCCTGGAGCAGATGTGCCTGGTCGCTGccttctccatctcctcctaCTCCACCACGGTCAACAGGACAGCCAAGCCCTTCAACCCCCTCCTGGGCGAAACCTATGAGCTCGATCGTCTGGAGGAGTTCGGCTACCGCTCGCTGTGTGAGCAG GTGAGCCATCACCCCCCTGCAGCTGCACATCATGTGATTTCCCAACGAGGCTGGACCCTGTGGCAGGAAATCACCATCGCCAGCAAGTTCCGTGGCAAATACCTCTCCATAATGCCTCTGG GTGCCATTCACCTGCAGTTCCACTCCAGCGGGAACCACTATGTGTGGAGAAAGGTCACCTCCACAGTGCACAACATCATTGTGGGCAAGCTGTGGATTGACCAG TCGGGGGACATTGAGATTGTGAATCACAGGACAAAGGAGACCTGCCAACTCAAGTTCTCTCCCTACAGTTATTTCTCCAGGGACGTTCCACGAAAG GTGACAGGTGTGGTGGCTGACAGTGGCGGCCAAGCTCACTACATCCTTTCTGGTACATGGGATGACAAAATTGAGAGTTCCAAGATCATTCAGAGCAGCCGAGGGGGAAGTGGAAGTGGATCAGAAGGCAAGCAGAAGACCGTCTATCAGACCTTGTCGCCAAAACTGCTGTGGAAGAAATACCCTCTCCC GGATAATGCTGAGAACATGTACTACTTCTCTACGCTGGCACTGACCCTGAATGAGCTGGAGGACGGGGTGGGAATGACCGACAGCCGTCTGAGACCAGACCAGAGGCTGATGGAGGAAGGGCGATGGGATGAAGCAAACTCAGAAAAGCAGAGgttagaagaaaaacaaagagctgtgaggaggaggagagaagcagaGGCCTCAGATGCACTGGATGAAG GTAAAGAATACGAAGGCTACCAGCCGTTGTGGTTTCACCAGAGGAGGGACTCATTCACTGGAGAGACAAACTTTGTGTACAAGGGAGGTTACTGGGAGGCAAAGGAGAAACAGGACTGGAGCATGTGTCCTGATATCTTCTAA